A single genomic interval of Alcaligenes sp. SDU_A2 harbors:
- a CDS encoding PepSY-associated TM helix domain-containing protein, producing MSAGASGTAQAKPTRKAPKGRGLRQTMSDLHIWTGLLVGWILYAMFLTGTVSYFRDEISRYMRPELKATAALPPPAQAAQTVLDAVLAQGVPLRQLSISLPTDRQPVASAFWSSPQLPGRGFDSGRFDPSSGQALQARDTQGGDFFFRFHFNFHYMSALWARWIAGLCAMFMLVAIVSGVITHKKIFTDFFTFRWGKGQRSWLDAHAGLSVLGLPFHFMITWSGLVTLMVLYMPYGLQALPSPADRQAVSAEMRFFLPAGKPAGLPAPLPLLAPMIEQAEQRWGAGGVGEVQMTHPGDAASQVAIVRQQAQRVSTTPHYLLFDGGSGALVQVKDQAGPVATTQGVLYGLHLGRFADVATRWLYFLVSLAGTAMVGSGLVLWTVKRRVKLPNPDKPYLGFYLVERLNIAAIAGLSVAMTAFFWFNRLLPGSVAQRSDWEIHGFFMVWAGTLAWALLRPAKRAWVELFWLAAVLLALLPLLNIWQTDRGLPASMAAGDVLFLSVDLFLLVMAALHAHLARRAARRPACKTPARNVRPPIAGPSGEAV from the coding sequence ATGAGTGCTGGCGCGTCCGGCACTGCGCAGGCCAAGCCCACGCGCAAGGCTCCCAAGGGGCGCGGCTTGCGCCAGACCATGTCCGATCTGCACATCTGGACCGGTCTGTTGGTCGGATGGATTTTGTATGCCATGTTCCTGACCGGCACGGTGTCGTATTTCCGGGACGAAATCTCGCGCTATATGCGTCCGGAACTGAAGGCAACAGCCGCCTTGCCGCCGCCGGCCCAGGCGGCTCAGACTGTGCTTGACGCCGTGCTGGCGCAAGGTGTGCCGTTGCGTCAGTTGAGCATTTCCCTGCCTACCGACAGGCAGCCCGTCGCTTCGGCGTTTTGGAGCAGCCCTCAATTGCCTGGGCGCGGCTTTGATTCTGGCCGTTTCGATCCGTCCAGCGGCCAGGCTCTGCAAGCCCGCGATACGCAAGGCGGGGATTTCTTTTTCCGCTTCCATTTCAATTTCCACTATATGTCGGCATTGTGGGCACGCTGGATCGCGGGTCTGTGCGCCATGTTCATGTTGGTGGCGATAGTCAGCGGGGTCATCACCCACAAAAAGATTTTTACTGACTTCTTTACCTTTCGCTGGGGCAAGGGGCAACGCTCCTGGTTGGATGCCCACGCCGGGCTGTCAGTGTTGGGGTTGCCTTTCCATTTCATGATTACCTGGAGCGGCTTGGTCACTTTGATGGTGTTGTACATGCCTTATGGTCTGCAGGCTTTGCCGTCACCGGCAGATCGGCAGGCAGTCAGCGCCGAAATGCGGTTCTTCTTGCCGGCCGGCAAACCGGCCGGTCTGCCGGCACCGTTGCCGCTTCTGGCTCCCATGATCGAACAGGCCGAACAGCGCTGGGGGGCGGGGGGCGTGGGCGAAGTTCAGATGACGCATCCGGGCGATGCCGCCTCGCAAGTGGCGATTGTGCGCCAGCAGGCGCAGCGGGTATCGACCACGCCCCATTATTTGCTGTTCGATGGCGGCAGTGGGGCGTTGGTGCAGGTCAAGGATCAGGCCGGACCGGTGGCCACCACGCAGGGCGTCTTGTATGGCCTGCATCTGGGCCGTTTTGCCGACGTAGCCACCCGCTGGCTGTATTTTTTGGTCAGTCTGGCCGGAACGGCAATGGTCGGCTCAGGTCTGGTGCTCTGGACCGTCAAGCGGCGGGTCAAGCTGCCCAATCCCGACAAACCGTATTTGGGCTTTTACCTGGTGGAACGGCTCAATATCGCCGCCATTGCCGGGCTGTCGGTCGCCATGACGGCTTTTTTCTGGTTCAACCGTCTGTTGCCCGGTTCGGTAGCGCAGCGCAGCGACTGGGAGATTCACGGCTTTTTCATGGTGTGGGCCGGGACGCTGGCCTGGGCCTTGTTGCGTCCGGCCAAACGCGCATGGGTGGAGTTGTTTTGGCTGGCGGCAGTCTTGCTGGCCCTGTTGCCGCTCTTGAACATCTGGCAGACCGACAGAGGATTGCCGGCCAGCATGGCTGCCGGAGATGTCTTGTTCCTGAGCGTTGATCTGTTCTTGCTGGTTATGGCCGCGCTGCATGCGCATCTGGCGCGACGTGCAGCGCGCCGACCGGCGTGTAAAACACCGGCGCGCAATGTCCGTCCTCCGATCGCCGGGCCTTCGGGAGAAGCGGTATGA
- a CDS encoding DUF3649 domain-containing protein codes for MIPISIVMRILAALVGGYALAALFSVATLALPMRPAEAALLGMTGSFLLYTGAVIWVFASRSACYAWLGLCAVALALLPPAVWVWMGEAA; via the coding sequence ATGATTCCGATTTCTATCGTTATGCGCATCCTGGCGGCCCTGGTCGGGGGCTACGCGCTGGCAGCCTTGTTTTCCGTCGCCACGCTGGCTCTGCCGATGCGCCCGGCCGAAGCCGCCTTGCTGGGCATGACGGGTAGTTTTCTGCTTTATACCGGCGCAGTCATTTGGGTTTTTGCCAGCCGTTCGGCGTGCTACGCCTGGCTGGGCTTGTGTGCTGTGGCGCTGGCGTTGCTACCGCCCGCTGTCTGGGTCTGGATGGGAGAGGCGGCATGA
- a CDS encoding tripartite tricarboxylate transporter substrate binding protein yields the protein MPHSSSFSRRTFLAVSALSLASAALPLPALASAWPSKPIRMIVAFPVGGPTDTIARFIAHELSQRLGQSIIVDNRPGASGSVGTRQFLRSRNDGYTISMFGMPALIAPIVHRNNLYDVRKDFTSVATVYDLPYVIVINPKLMPQVNDLQQLIAASKTQDINYSTPGAGSMAHLAMEQLKDLGGFDMLHVAYNGSAPAITDLLGGHLSVMMADTIAAMPHIQAGTLKAIALGSATGKAFLPDVQSIAEQGFPGFDVSTWSGLIVPNDTPQEVSDRLNAELSQLLAQPQLQQKMMQLGALATYEPAAQMQARINSEYERWNKVADEVDISNA from the coding sequence ATGCCACATTCTTCATCTTTTTCCCGTCGTACCTTTTTGGCAGTGTCTGCGCTGTCGCTGGCCAGCGCGGCCTTGCCCCTGCCCGCGTTGGCATCGGCCTGGCCCAGTAAGCCGATCCGCATGATCGTGGCCTTTCCGGTCGGCGGGCCGACCGACACTATTGCGCGTTTCATCGCTCACGAACTGTCCCAGCGCCTGGGCCAAAGCATCATCGTCGATAATCGCCCCGGTGCGTCTGGCTCGGTCGGCACGCGGCAGTTTCTGCGTTCGCGCAACGACGGCTACACCATATCCATGTTCGGCATGCCGGCTCTGATCGCGCCCATTGTCCACCGCAACAATCTGTACGACGTGCGCAAGGATTTCACCAGCGTGGCCACGGTCTACGACCTGCCTTACGTGATTGTCATCAATCCCAAGCTGATGCCTCAGGTGAACGATCTGCAGCAATTGATCGCCGCCAGTAAGACCCAGGACATCAACTATTCCACTCCCGGTGCCGGCAGCATGGCGCATCTGGCGATGGAGCAGCTTAAAGACCTGGGTGGTTTTGACATGCTGCATGTTGCCTATAACGGCAGCGCGCCGGCCATTACCGATCTGCTGGGCGGTCATTTGTCGGTGATGATGGCCGATACCATCGCTGCCATGCCGCATATTCAGGCCGGTACGCTGAAAGCGATTGCCTTGGGTTCGGCGACCGGCAAGGCGTTTTTGCCGGATGTGCAAAGCATTGCCGAGCAGGGGTTTCCGGGTTTTGACGTCAGCACCTGGAGCGGCTTGATCGTCCCTAACGATACGCCGCAAGAAGTGTCGGACCGTCTGAATGCAGAACTGAGCCAGTTGTTGGCCCAGCCGCAGTTGCAACAGAAAATGATGCAACTTGGGGCACTGGCGACCTACGAACCGGCGGCGCAGATGCAGGCCCGCATCAATTCGGAATACGAACGCTGGAATAAAGTGGCCGACGAGGTGGATATCAGCAATGCCTGA
- a CDS encoding CaiB/BaiF CoA transferase family protein, translating to MQHQQALTGVRVLDLSRVLAGPLCGMALGDLGADVIKVEHPERGDDTRDWGLRIGSRNTSYFNSANRNKRSMCLDLQTEQGQELARRLAQKCDIVIQNFKHGGAEKLGLGYEQLQALNPRLIYCSISGYSPLSSERSRPGYDLVIQGESGIMAMNGEQGQGPLKFGVAAVDMFTGLHAVQAILAVLYERERTGRGRHIQMALYDHGLAMTSYYGLAAGLTGQDPPKFGNSHPAIVPYGVFQAQDGPLVIAVGNNGQFRQFCEQVINRPDLAIDPRFEKNTGRSQHRDSLLPILKECIVAHSRAELIDRMQQAGIPCGEVQGLFDALHSARTDSAQMLHRYQDPEAGPQAIHAPTYVMDNIRSPVRRNPPHFGQHTSEVLQELLDIDAQTLQSLKARNII from the coding sequence GTGCAACATCAACAAGCGCTGACGGGGGTACGTGTGCTGGATCTTTCCCGAGTCCTTGCCGGGCCCTTGTGCGGCATGGCCTTAGGGGATTTGGGAGCCGATGTCATCAAGGTCGAGCACCCTGAGCGCGGGGATGACACACGCGATTGGGGCCTGCGCATAGGCAGCCGAAATACGTCCTATTTCAATAGCGCCAATCGCAACAAGCGTTCCATGTGCCTGGACCTTCAGACCGAACAGGGCCAGGAGCTGGCCCGCCGCCTGGCGCAAAAGTGCGATATCGTGATCCAGAACTTCAAACATGGCGGGGCGGAAAAACTGGGCCTGGGCTACGAACAATTGCAGGCCCTGAATCCGCGCCTGATTTATTGTTCCATCTCGGGCTATTCGCCGCTAAGTTCGGAGCGCAGCCGCCCTGGCTACGACCTTGTCATTCAGGGGGAATCGGGGATCATGGCCATGAATGGTGAGCAAGGCCAGGGTCCACTGAAATTCGGCGTGGCCGCGGTTGATATGTTTACCGGTTTGCATGCGGTGCAAGCTATCCTGGCTGTCTTATACGAGCGGGAAAGGACAGGGCGCGGGCGTCACATTCAGATGGCGCTGTATGACCACGGTCTGGCCATGACTTCCTACTATGGCCTGGCGGCCGGACTGACTGGTCAGGACCCGCCTAAATTCGGCAATTCCCACCCGGCCATTGTGCCGTACGGTGTGTTTCAGGCCCAGGACGGCCCCTTGGTGATAGCGGTGGGCAATAACGGCCAGTTCCGCCAGTTCTGCGAACAGGTCATCAACAGGCCAGACCTGGCCATTGATCCGCGTTTTGAAAAAAACACGGGCCGCTCGCAGCACAGGGACAGCTTGCTGCCCATACTGAAGGAATGCATTGTTGCGCATTCCCGCGCCGAACTGATCGATCGCATGCAACAAGCCGGTATCCCTTGCGGAGAAGTGCAAGGGCTGTTTGATGCTTTGCACTCGGCGCGGACAGACTCGGCGCAAATGTTGCATCGCTACCAGGACCCGGAGGCTGGTCCGCAAGCCATACACGCGCCTACCTACGTGATGGACAACATCCGATCCCCCGTGCGGCGCAATCCGCCGCATTTCGGACAGCATACCTCCGAAGTGTTGCAGGAGTTGCTCGATATCGACGCACAAACGCTGCAATCCCTTAAAGCTCGGAACATTATTTGA
- a CDS encoding LysR family transcriptional regulator: MDFLSLSIFVEIIDSGNLSQAARALNMSRANVSYHLASLEKSLGAELLRRTPQGNELTSAGERVYRHACTIVKEASLLKEAAKQDLTELTGRVGLSIPTGYGQLVMSDWLIEFKRRYPGVILDVRLENVVENLVRDGVDVAISVLSKPSPLLVGRDLGPLRYIVCASSDWARDHPMPSNLQALCQAPVITTGGISGRANLTAERNGHSSQVRLHPTLLSRSFPYLRQCILAGLGVGVVPDYVVDDLVATGQVQTSLRDYALTLDHSHMYLLYAPHRFQSRAIRTLIDFLSEKLGINKPMRQIADLDLDTIA, encoded by the coding sequence ATGGACTTCTTATCGTTAAGCATCTTTGTCGAGATTATCGACAGCGGCAATCTCAGCCAGGCAGCCCGCGCACTGAACATGTCGCGCGCCAATGTCAGCTATCACCTAGCCAGCCTGGAAAAATCACTGGGTGCCGAGCTGCTGCGCCGCACGCCGCAAGGCAACGAGCTGACCAGCGCCGGCGAGCGTGTCTACCGGCACGCCTGCACCATCGTCAAAGAAGCCAGCCTGCTTAAAGAAGCCGCCAAGCAAGACCTGACCGAGCTGACCGGCCGGGTCGGCTTGAGCATTCCGACCGGCTACGGCCAACTGGTCATGAGCGACTGGCTGATTGAGTTTAAACGCCGCTATCCGGGGGTAATACTGGACGTGCGCCTGGAAAACGTGGTGGAAAACCTGGTGCGGGACGGCGTGGATGTGGCCATTAGCGTGCTGTCCAAACCATCGCCCCTACTGGTCGGGCGCGATCTTGGGCCGCTGCGCTATATCGTCTGCGCCTCCAGTGATTGGGCGCGCGACCATCCCATGCCGTCTAATTTGCAGGCACTCTGCCAGGCACCCGTCATTACCACCGGGGGGATCAGTGGCCGCGCGAACCTGACCGCCGAACGCAATGGACACAGTAGTCAAGTGCGTTTACACCCCACGCTGCTCTCGCGCAGCTTTCCCTATCTGCGCCAGTGCATCCTGGCAGGCCTGGGCGTGGGCGTGGTGCCCGACTATGTCGTGGACGATCTGGTGGCCACCGGCCAGGTCCAGACCAGCTTGCGGGACTATGCCTTGACGCTGGATCACAGCCATATGTACTTGCTGTACGCCCCCCACCGCTTTCAATCGCGTGCGATCCGCACCTTGATCGATTTTCTGTCCGAAAAACTGGGCATCAACAAACCGATGCGCCAGATAGCCGACCTTGATCTTGACACAATAGCGTGA
- a CDS encoding AAA family ATPase, whose amino-acid sequence MQTGLDKQGPNRIELYCLGTFRLLIDGQDRSHLLSYDKVKLLLTLLVLAQGQAVARVKLADMLWPESDPEQGRARVRHALHVLRQALAPLSDILHSTTAGLTLEPDTVWSDILYIGGSTATELDDARNKLTLYQGPFLDGFKLPGSDSLMSWHNNWNARLDIELAQCRHHLIKALMADEQHQAALAYAKTWVNLWPEDESCHRLLIRLLVQDNDRDAAMLAYQQCCDVMQQRLGVKPDAQTRALLGLGENTPPALAGLPDSDGYHFRAMATVAIAIGWQADPANGDEPIETDCETSTLLLRETHERVVRCAREHGAWIEQEHNATLLAHFGYPAVNERPVAPALVLARTLAGLSRPAQVSLGLAIHADVLPIDPATPINAHHLLCQSAIALAWQAGNGAVLLSNQAAARLSSWSLESLPSGKEPSAYQLRLSEIASDTGRIHGRLREFDILLQYWSGRLSAAPRMLLLHGHTGLGKTKLLRSLQDYVRNVEGAIVALQTQENDVRNPYAPVLRWLQKELRRGTPNAPGTRSDKQDTVLHQRLMAQYGLSTAQADILQQALSEPLALGQSVLREDTQNALLALLHSLCRHQTLLLTWEDLHWCDAASLQLLQRLLADSGERLRIVATSRQTLPESWPVLPVRIGALAHQDMNELINQRSRSIKLPRDIRAQIIEHSEGSPMLARELLHLYQLGQDLALVPRLLDQCAAHLRRLTPQQRELAYLAALLPEIDERIASRLLEQPQSTTHAALQILEQHEWLLPTEQSRLRCPEVLGNCLRQLIVRPERERLGRRLAEHMVKQNQAPSAIATLLGQVRYQDTVQWWQRAVEHALEQGQLQEAELYLSQALRSRRFIADPALRSQTSFALHLTKASLSTAATGPASPSSVQAFEQVSELSLPDQPITLLASLWGEWLTRHNRGQLDASLPIAEKVLRLSQAHLNEPWQGWSWYALAQHRLWRGEPAQAEALLVRALPLIGMSAEPQDIQAAPSQKPSQALAYASLGLCQAVQGRFATGLQNARHAITLASYHHHPLASAIASKLHLMRIYYLAGNLHEMAQESLALTGGQSLDKPDNIWLALAQMHQLLPSVLQTRNADLIDPMQAAIERIRMDMPVALEGQLCMLARALICLERHDAALALLAEAEQIGDQHRSVLMLPEIQCLRGDLWLQRQRPDLARQHWHQARESMDQHGLLAYEHWLNDRQALIPV is encoded by the coding sequence ATGCAGACAGGGCTCGACAAGCAAGGTCCCAACCGGATTGAACTCTATTGTTTGGGTACCTTTCGTTTATTAATCGACGGCCAGGACCGCAGCCACCTGTTGAGTTATGACAAGGTCAAGTTGCTGCTGACTCTTCTGGTTCTGGCGCAGGGACAAGCCGTAGCGCGGGTCAAGCTGGCCGATATGCTCTGGCCCGAAAGCGACCCTGAACAGGGCCGCGCCCGGGTGCGCCATGCGCTGCATGTACTGCGTCAGGCACTGGCCCCCTTGTCCGACATTTTGCACAGCACGACGGCAGGCCTGACCCTGGAACCTGACACAGTCTGGAGCGACATTCTGTATATAGGCGGCTCCACGGCGACCGAGCTGGACGATGCGCGCAACAAACTGACACTGTATCAAGGTCCTTTTCTGGATGGCTTCAAACTGCCCGGCAGTGACAGCCTGATGAGCTGGCACAACAACTGGAACGCACGCCTGGATATCGAGCTGGCGCAATGCCGCCACCATCTGATCAAGGCCTTGATGGCCGACGAACAGCACCAGGCGGCGCTGGCCTATGCCAAGACATGGGTCAATCTGTGGCCCGAGGACGAGTCCTGCCACCGCTTACTGATCCGACTTCTGGTGCAGGACAATGACCGCGATGCAGCCATGCTGGCTTACCAACAATGCTGCGACGTGATGCAACAACGTCTGGGCGTAAAGCCCGATGCCCAGACGCGCGCCTTGCTGGGCTTGGGTGAAAACACTCCGCCAGCCTTAGCCGGCCTGCCCGATTCCGACGGTTACCACTTCCGGGCAATGGCAACGGTGGCGATTGCCATAGGCTGGCAAGCCGACCCGGCCAACGGCGACGAGCCAATCGAGACCGATTGCGAAACCAGCACCTTGTTGCTGCGCGAAACACACGAACGCGTCGTGCGCTGCGCGCGCGAACATGGTGCCTGGATAGAACAGGAGCACAACGCCACGCTGCTGGCGCATTTCGGCTACCCTGCCGTCAATGAACGCCCTGTGGCACCCGCCCTGGTACTGGCGCGCACGCTGGCCGGTCTAAGCCGGCCCGCCCAAGTCAGTCTAGGGCTGGCCATCCATGCCGATGTACTGCCCATCGACCCGGCCACGCCCATCAATGCCCACCATCTGCTGTGCCAATCAGCCATCGCCCTGGCCTGGCAGGCAGGCAACGGCGCGGTCTTGCTCAGCAATCAGGCGGCAGCGCGTCTGTCATCCTGGTCTCTGGAATCTCTGCCGTCGGGCAAGGAGCCATCCGCGTATCAGTTACGTCTGAGCGAAATCGCCTCCGACACAGGCCGTATTCACGGGCGGCTGCGCGAATTCGATATCCTGCTGCAATACTGGAGCGGCCGCCTTAGCGCTGCGCCGCGCATGCTGCTGCTGCACGGCCATACAGGCTTGGGCAAGACCAAACTGCTGCGTTCGCTGCAAGATTATGTGCGCAATGTAGAAGGTGCCATCGTGGCGCTGCAAACCCAGGAAAACGATGTGCGCAATCCCTACGCGCCTGTACTGCGCTGGCTGCAAAAAGAGCTACGACGCGGGACACCCAATGCGCCCGGCACCCGCAGCGACAAGCAGGACACCGTGCTGCATCAACGGCTGATGGCCCAGTACGGCCTGAGCACGGCGCAAGCCGATATCTTGCAACAAGCCTTGAGCGAACCGCTTGCCCTTGGGCAAAGCGTTCTGCGCGAAGACACGCAAAATGCCCTGCTGGCCCTGCTTCATTCGCTATGCCGGCACCAGACCTTGCTCCTGACCTGGGAAGACCTGCACTGGTGCGATGCCGCCAGCCTGCAACTGTTGCAACGCCTGCTGGCAGACAGCGGCGAGCGGCTGCGCATCGTGGCCACCTCGCGCCAGACCTTGCCCGAATCCTGGCCGGTGCTGCCTGTGCGCATCGGCGCACTGGCCCACCAGGATATGAATGAACTGATCAATCAACGTAGCCGCTCGATCAAGCTACCCCGTGATATTCGCGCACAAATCATAGAGCACAGCGAAGGCAGCCCCATGCTGGCACGCGAATTGCTGCACTTATATCAACTTGGACAGGATCTTGCCTTGGTGCCGCGCTTGTTGGATCAATGCGCCGCTCATTTGCGCCGCCTGACGCCGCAACAGCGCGAACTGGCCTACCTGGCCGCGCTGCTGCCCGAGATTGACGAGCGCATCGCCAGCCGGCTGCTGGAGCAACCGCAGTCGACTACCCATGCCGCCTTGCAGATACTGGAACAGCACGAATGGCTGCTGCCCACCGAGCAATCGCGCCTGCGCTGTCCCGAGGTGCTGGGCAACTGCCTGCGCCAGTTGATCGTCCGCCCCGAGCGCGAACGGCTGGGCAGGCGGCTGGCCGAACACATGGTCAAACAAAATCAGGCCCCATCGGCCATTGCCACCCTGCTGGGGCAAGTCCGCTACCAGGACACGGTCCAATGGTGGCAACGCGCCGTTGAACACGCGCTCGAACAAGGTCAGTTACAGGAAGCCGAACTCTACCTGTCCCAGGCGCTGCGCAGCCGACGCTTCATCGCCGATCCCGCTTTGCGTTCGCAAACCAGCTTTGCGCTGCATCTAACCAAAGCATCACTGAGCACTGCCGCCACCGGTCCGGCCTCTCCCAGTTCTGTGCAAGCCTTTGAACAGGTCAGCGAACTGAGCCTCCCGGACCAGCCCATTACCTTGCTGGCCAGTCTATGGGGCGAATGGTTGACCCGGCACAACCGCGGACAACTGGACGCCTCGCTGCCAATTGCCGAAAAAGTGCTGCGCCTGTCGCAGGCTCACTTGAACGAGCCTTGGCAAGGCTGGTCCTGGTATGCCCTGGCTCAGCACCGCCTGTGGCGCGGCGAACCGGCACAGGCAGAGGCGCTGCTGGTGCGGGCCCTGCCCCTGATCGGCATGTCGGCCGAACCCCAGGATATCCAGGCGGCACCATCCCAGAAACCATCGCAGGCGCTGGCCTATGCCTCGCTGGGCTTGTGCCAGGCCGTGCAAGGCCGTTTTGCCACCGGCTTGCAAAATGCCCGCCATGCCATTACCTTGGCCAGCTACCACCACCACCCGTTGGCGAGTGCGATTGCCTCCAAGCTGCACCTGATGCGCATTTACTATCTGGCCGGCAATCTGCACGAAATGGCACAAGAAAGCCTGGCCCTGACCGGCGGGCAGTCTCTGGACAAGCCCGACAACATCTGGCTTGCGCTGGCCCAGATGCACCAATTGCTGCCCTCCGTGCTGCAGACCCGCAACGCCGACCTGATCGACCCCATGCAGGCCGCCATTGAGCGCATCCGCATGGATATGCCGGTCGCCCTGGAAGGACAGTTGTGCATGCTGGCGCGCGCCCTGATCTGCCTGGAGCGCCACGACGCTGCCCTGGCCTTGCTGGCCGAAGCCGAGCAGATTGGCGATCAACACCGTTCGGTGCTGATGCTCCCCGAAATACAGTGTCTGCGCGGCGATCTGTGGCTACAGCGCCAGCGCCCGGACCTGGCCCGCCAGCACTGGCATCAGGCCCGGGAAAGCATGGACCAGCATGGACTGCTGGCCTATGAACACTGGCTTAACGATCGCCAGGCACTAATTCCGGTTTGA